The DNA window CGTCTGACCGGCCAGAGGCACCGTATCACCGTCATTCACCTGAGCAACAACGGAATTGGTCGTCTGGCCGTCAGCGGGGGAGTTATCCTCTGTAATCAGCAATGAGTGAATGGTGGCGTTAGGATTATTAATCGTAGGCATAGTCGCACTCCTGACATATTGTTTTATTCGACACGTGATAAAAACCAGCAATAATGCTAATGATGGTCAACGCAGTAAATAAAACGTAGCTCAGCCCCCCTATTTGGCAACACTATTCAGCCGAAAAACAAAAAAAACAACACAGGACAAAACAAAAGCAATAAAAATGTCACCCATATGCCTTCAAGTGTTATTTTAAAAGTAATAAAAAACACATAAACATGTATCACAAATAGTTTCATCACCAACCATTTTTATTTGGAAACATTAAACATAATTCAGATGGGGAATTAATCATTATGAGTCGACATTCATTATCACTAACTTATACGCACGCCATCCCTGCCGAAAATAATGTTTCAGGAATATAATTGTAACAGTCGTCACTATTTTTCACACATACAATCAGAAGCGAAATTTTGAGCACCAGAAATGAGAAAGCCCCGGCATTTTCCGGGGCTGATACCCGGCTAGTCTAGCATTTGTCTTCAAGGGTCTGCTGGAATTCTGGATCCGGCTCCTTCGTAATGCGATTGCGAACATCTCTACGCACCACTTCAATCGCCCACATCCAAAGAATATGCCCGAGCGTTTCTGATAAAATCTCATCAAAAGGCAACTGCCACAAAGGTGGTGCCCAATGAAATACTGGCAACAGAATACCGTGAAAACCTATCGTTACCAGTATCGCAAAAGCTGCCCCCTGCCATAGTTTGATCGCTGGGAAAATTTCAGCCACAAAGCAGTAAAACATGGCAAAAACTATGGAAAACAAATGGTGAATACCAGCCACCCCCCAGTTAACAATATGCCCAGAATAATTATAAATCATCTCGTTAACATTGAACCCCAAGTCTTGCAGCATTTCTGCGGGTGGTATCCCTCTGTCCGGTGTACGCGGCGGCATGGGATTTTCTGTTCCCCATTTAACAAAGCTGGACAGGTTACCACCTAAAAAACCAGCCCATAATGCAGCGCCATAATTACGGGCCTCTGGTTTAGTAATGAAATATAAAGTCATATTAAACTCCGCATGATGATGTGGATTCACTTTGCTTATTCAAAAACATCCATTGTCGAGAAAACAGACAAAGTAGAATGTAGTGCAAAAAAAACAACATATCAATAATGGATTATCATCAAGCACTAATATTAAAGAGCAATAAAGAAAAAGACTCAACAACGTCTTTATTAAATATCAACAATGTCATATAAAAGACAAAATAATATTTTTACCAATCATCATCCGAATATGCTCATGGCTATCAGGCCACTCAACCGAGAAACCTAATTTTGAGCGCTGGCGTAGCGAATTGAACCTTTACCGCATAGGCTCATTTCAAAGGATTGGGTTCGACGTGGTCAATCGCACTGCAGTGCGCGGTAAAATCTGGACGAAAAAAACCCACGCAAGGTGGGTTAATTTTTATTTCTGTGCTGGATATGTTACTTCACATCGAAA is part of the Serratia quinivorans genome and encodes:
- the yagU gene encoding Inner membrane protein yagU, coding for MTLYFITKPEARNYGAALWAGFLGGNLSSFVKWGTENPMPPRTPDRGIPPAEMLQDLGFNVNEMIYNYSGHIVNWGVAGIHHLFSIVFAMFYCFVAEIFPAIKLWQGAAFAILVTIGFHGILLPVFHWAPPLWQLPFDEILSETLGHILWMWAIEVVRRDVRNRITKEPDPEFQQTLEDKC